In one Neobacillus sp. WH10 genomic region, the following are encoded:
- the htpG gene encoding molecular chaperone HtpG, which produces METKQFKAESKRLLDMMINSIYTHREIFLRELLSNASDAIDKIYYTALTDDALTFDKDSYFIKVTADKENRILKITDTGIGMSKEDLENNLGTIAKSGSLAFKSENELKDGHDIIGQFGVGFYSAFMVADEVTVISRALGSEEAYKWESKGADGYTIFPFEKDSVGTEIILKIKENVEDENYDEYLEEYRLKSIIKKYSDFIRYPIKMDVTDRRHKEGSEDEYEDVQEEQTINSMVPIWRKNKKDLTTEDYDHFYAEKHYGFDKPIKHIHISVDGAVRYNSILYIPEKIPFDYYSQEYEKGLELYSNGVLIMNKCSDLLPDYFSFVKGMVDSEDLSLNISREMLQHDRQLKLIAKNINKKIKSELLNILKNEREKYQEFYNSFGRQLKYGVYSDYGMHKEELQDLLMFYSSKEKKMVTLDEYVSRMPEDQKYIYYATGVTYERIDKLPQTELVADKGYEILYFTDEIDEFAIRMVMTYKEKEFKSVASGDLGFEVDENQQTASEEKENKELFDYMKNILTNKVKDVRVSKRLKTHPVCLTTDGAVSIEMEKILNAMPNNQNVKADKVLEINIHHDIFESLKAAFEKDKEKLTLYTSLLYNQALLIEGLPIEDPVEFTNNICKIMA; this is translated from the coding sequence ATGGAAACGAAACAGTTTAAAGCCGAATCGAAACGATTATTAGACATGATGATCAACTCCATTTATACTCATCGGGAGATATTTTTAAGAGAGCTACTGTCAAATGCTAGTGACGCTATTGATAAAATTTATTACACAGCATTAACAGATGATGCTTTAACCTTTGACAAGGACAGTTACTTTATTAAAGTAACGGCTGATAAAGAAAATAGAATCTTGAAAATCACTGATACGGGTATTGGAATGTCCAAGGAAGATCTAGAAAATAACCTTGGAACCATAGCCAAAAGCGGCTCATTAGCCTTTAAAAGTGAAAATGAATTAAAAGATGGTCACGATATCATAGGCCAATTTGGTGTCGGATTTTATTCTGCCTTTATGGTCGCTGATGAGGTCACTGTTATTAGTAGAGCTTTAGGCAGTGAGGAAGCATATAAGTGGGAATCTAAGGGGGCGGATGGCTATACAATTTTCCCATTTGAAAAGGATTCAGTCGGTACCGAAATTATTTTGAAAATCAAAGAGAACGTTGAAGATGAGAACTATGATGAGTATCTGGAAGAATACCGCTTAAAGTCCATCATCAAAAAGTATTCTGATTTCATTCGCTACCCTATCAAAATGGATGTCACCGATAGAAGGCATAAAGAAGGCAGTGAAGACGAATACGAGGATGTTCAAGAAGAACAAACGATTAATAGTATGGTACCAATTTGGAGGAAAAATAAAAAGGATCTTACAACAGAGGACTATGATCATTTTTATGCGGAAAAACATTACGGTTTTGACAAGCCGATCAAACATATCCACATCAGTGTGGATGGTGCTGTAAGATATAATTCCATTTTATATATTCCTGAAAAAATACCTTTCGACTATTACTCTCAGGAATATGAAAAAGGGTTAGAGCTATATTCTAATGGTGTGTTAATCATGAACAAATGCTCCGACTTACTTCCTGACTATTTCAGCTTTGTTAAAGGCATGGTGGATTCAGAGGATTTATCTTTAAATATCTCAAGAGAAATGCTGCAGCATGACCGCCAATTAAAACTTATCGCAAAAAATATTAACAAAAAAATTAAGAGTGAATTACTAAACATATTAAAAAATGAACGAGAAAAGTATCAAGAGTTTTATAATTCTTTTGGCAGACAACTCAAATATGGTGTCTACAGTGACTATGGAATGCATAAAGAAGAATTACAAGATTTACTGATGTTCTACTCCTCTAAAGAGAAGAAAATGGTCACTCTAGACGAATATGTATCAAGAATGCCGGAGGATCAAAAATATATTTATTATGCTACTGGAGTAACATACGAAAGAATTGACAAGCTTCCACAGACTGAGCTAGTCGCTGATAAAGGATATGAAATTTTATATTTCACCGATGAAATAGACGAATTCGCTATTAGAATGGTAATGACCTACAAGGAAAAAGAATTCAAATCTGTGGCAAGCGGTGATTTAGGTTTTGAAGTAGATGAAAATCAACAAACTGCTTCTGAAGAGAAAGAGAATAAAGAGCTCTTTGACTATATGAAAAATATTCTGACTAACAAAGTAAAGGATGTAAGAGTATCGAAAAGATTAAAAACACATCCTGTATGCTTAACGACCGATGGGGCAGTATCGATCGAAATGGAAAAAATTCTAAATGCGATGCCAAACAATCAAAATGTTAAAGCAGACAAGGTTTTGGAAATCAATATCCATCACGATATATTTGAATCTTTAAAAGCAGCATTTGAAAAAGATAAAGAAAAATTAACGCTTTATACTTCCCTGTTATATAACCAAGCATTATTAATTGAAGGTTTGCCAATCGAGGACCCAGTCGAGTTTACCAATAATATTTGCAAAATCATGGCTTAA
- a CDS encoding NCS2 family permease, which translates to MSKRLQRIFQLQEANTSIRTEGIAGLTSFMTVAYIIAVNGAILSQVGMPYEAVTIATLICCFLGCMLMALWANSPLLIVPGMGDNAFFVFTLVFSFGLTWQQALAVVLIAGIIFTLTTVTKGAFYLSQSIPNSMINAMTAGIGLFIAFLGLKNGRLIVASEGTFVKLGDLADPYALTTILTLLILVPLFLRNVKGNFLIGIIVGTIIGSMLGIVDFSTLRDFSFSFSGYDQIFFAFDFSQIGTINFWTAVFSLSIVIIFQNMGAQLGMLPDKSKFRKSFQANAFSIIGAGFFGCSPTTTAAESATGIAAGGRTGLTSFTAGLLFIPALFLIPLFKVIPDAAIAPVLIIVGCLMVQNLKEIPFSDFTEAFPAYLMMAIMPLSFSIANGIAFGFIAYPILKLVTGRRKEISVTMYIIAFFFLLYFILGSI; encoded by the coding sequence TTGAGTAAACGATTACAGAGGATCTTTCAACTTCAGGAAGCGAATACGAGTATTCGGACAGAGGGAATTGCTGGACTAACCTCATTTATGACGGTTGCCTATATCATCGCGGTGAATGGTGCGATTTTAAGTCAAGTTGGGATGCCGTATGAAGCAGTAACAATCGCCACTTTAATTTGTTGCTTTCTTGGCTGTATGCTGATGGCTCTTTGGGCTAATTCACCATTACTCATCGTCCCGGGTATGGGAGATAATGCTTTTTTTGTTTTTACCCTTGTATTTTCTTTTGGGCTAACTTGGCAGCAAGCACTTGCAGTTGTCTTAATCGCAGGTATTATTTTTACATTGACAACAGTAACAAAAGGAGCGTTCTATTTATCACAATCCATCCCAAATTCGATGATCAATGCCATGACGGCCGGGATCGGTTTATTTATAGCATTTTTAGGGTTGAAAAATGGTAGATTGATTGTTGCGAGTGAGGGGACATTTGTCAAATTAGGTGATCTAGCGGATCCTTATGCCTTAACAACGATTCTGACTTTACTTATTTTAGTCCCACTATTCTTACGCAATGTAAAGGGGAACTTCCTGATAGGAATCATTGTTGGTACCATAATCGGTTCAATGCTAGGAATTGTAGATTTTTCAACATTACGTGATTTTAGTTTCTCTTTTAGCGGGTATGATCAAATATTTTTTGCTTTTGATTTTAGTCAAATTGGTACAATTAATTTCTGGACTGCTGTATTTTCATTATCAATAGTGATAATATTTCAAAATATGGGTGCACAGCTCGGTATGCTGCCAGACAAATCAAAGTTTAGAAAGTCGTTTCAAGCAAACGCATTTTCAATTATTGGTGCAGGATTCTTTGGCTGCAGTCCTACAACGACTGCGGCGGAGTCGGCAACGGGAATTGCAGCAGGCGGGAGAACGGGCTTAACCTCGTTTACAGCAGGATTATTGTTTATTCCAGCACTATTTCTTATTCCACTTTTTAAAGTGATTCCAGATGCTGCTATAGCACCTGTGCTGATTATTGTTGGTTGTCTAATGGTTCAAAACTTAAAAGAAATACCATTTAGCGACTTTACCGAAGCATTTCCAGCTTATTTAATGATGGCAATCATGCCTTTGTCCTTTAGTATTGCCAATGGGATTGCGTTTGGCTTCATTGCTTACCCTATTCTAAAACTGGTCACAGGTCGAAGGAAAGAAATTTCGGTCACAATGTATATCATTGCCTTTTTCTTCCTACTCTATTTTATTTTAGGATCAATTTAG
- a CDS encoding Crp/Fnr family transcriptional regulator: MITKISEIAIFADIPEIDAPHIISKLKERKFKKNHVLMFENDLSEDVYIIRSGMLKIYRIHEGKEIVLSISMPGDILGEVEALSNDSHRISSIEALENVSVWHMTKQDFLQIVDQYPSVLRKAYMVLVERTRMLNRLIRYLTFYDVRTKAANLLVDLYYNFGKPDGDNFKIDLKINQSLLANMLGVTRESISKTLGDFQNEGLIDIREKYFYLLDKSQLEAICSETEEVPALRKWYNV; the protein is encoded by the coding sequence ATGATAACCAAAATCTCGGAAATTGCGATCTTCGCCGATATTCCTGAGATTGATGCACCACATATTATTTCCAAACTAAAGGAGCGCAAGTTTAAAAAGAATCATGTCCTTATGTTTGAAAATGATTTAAGTGAAGATGTATATATCATTCGTTCTGGTATGTTAAAGATATACCGTATTCACGAAGGAAAAGAAATCGTCCTAAGTATCTCAATGCCAGGAGATATTTTAGGGGAAGTTGAAGCATTATCCAACGATAGCCATCGAATTTCTTCTATCGAAGCACTTGAAAATGTTTCAGTATGGCATATGACAAAACAAGATTTCCTTCAAATCGTCGATCAGTATCCATCTGTTCTTCGTAAAGCCTATATGGTCCTAGTTGAACGGACACGGATGCTTAACCGCTTGATTCGTTATTTAACCTTTTATGATGTGAGAACTAAAGCTGCAAATTTGCTAGTGGATCTCTATTATAATTTTGGAAAACCAGATGGAGATAATTTTAAAATTGACCTAAAAATTAATCAGTCCTTGCTTGCAAATATGCTTGGAGTAACCAGAGAATCTATCTCCAAAACACTAGGCGATTTCCAAAATGAAGGGCTCATCGATATACGTGAAAAGTATTTTTACCTATTAGATAAAAGCCAATTGGAAGCAATTTGTAGTGAAACCGAAGAGGTTCCAGCGCTTCGAAAGTGGTATAACGTTTAA